The following are encoded in a window of Camelus ferus isolate YT-003-E chromosome 20, BCGSAC_Cfer_1.0, whole genome shotgun sequence genomic DNA:
- the TAF11 gene encoding transcription initiation factor TFIID subunit 11, which produces MDNACESPTEKGGETGESDETAAAPGVPGVTDMDGIPEETDGDGDLKEAAAEEGELKSQDISDLTAVEREDSSLLTPAAKKLKIDTKEKKEKKQKVDEDEIQKMQILVSSFSEEQLNRYEMYRRSAFPKAAIKRLIQSITGTSVSQNVVIAMSGISKVFVGEVVEEALDVCEKWGEVPPLQPKHMREAVRRLKSKGQIPNSKHKKIIFF; this is translated from the exons ATGGATAATGCCTGCGAGTCTCCCACTGAAAAAGGTGGAGAGACAGGGGAGTCAGATGAGACGGCAGCTGCTCCCGGGGTTCCCGGGGTTACTGATATGGACGGAATCCCGGAGGAAACTGACGGAGATGGGGACTTGAAAGAAGCCGCAGCAGAAGAAGGCGAG CTCAAGAGTCAGGATATCTCAGATTTAACAGCTGTTGAAAGGGAAGACTCATCATTACTTACTCCTGCAgccaaaaagctgaaaatagataccaaagaaaagaaagagaagaagcagaaaGTGGATGAAGATGAGATTCAAAAGATGCA AATcctggtttcttctttttctgaggaGCAGCTGAACCGTTATGAAATGTATCGCCGGTCAGCTTTCCCTAAGGCAGCCATTAAAAGG CTGATCCAGTCCATCACTGGCACCTCTGTGTCTCAGAATGTTGTTATCGCTATGTCTGGTATTTCCAAAGTTTTCGTCGGGGAGGTGGTAGAAGAAG CACTGGATGTGTGTGAGAAGTGGGGAGAAGTGCCACCGCTACAACCCAAACACATGAGGGAGGCTGTTCGGAGGTTAAAGTCAAAGGGGCAAATTCCCAACTCGAAGCACAAAAAAATCATCTTCTTCTAG